The following is a genomic window from Pedobacter sp. KBS0701.
GGATATGAACTTTTAACCCTTATTATCATGAAAAATAAAAATATACTTATTACACTTCTATGTACACTGGGGCTTACCTTTTTTTCCGGATGTAAAAAATACCTGGAAGTACATTCTGATACACAAAAGCAGGTAAGCAACTCTTTTAAAACAATTGAAGATCTTCGGGCAACCACGGCTTTCCTGTATGCAACGCCATGGAATAAATTTAATGATTATGCGCGAACCATTACAGAGGGGCGGGCAAATAATGTTTATGTTGATGGGGTTACGGGCACAATTTCTGCTTTAGCTTTATTTGCCGAAAATTCTAACTTTAACGAATTATTTCAAACCTGGGGATCGTTATATGTAGCGGTAACTCAAGCAGACTACATTATAAATGATTATGTACCATTGAGTATAACCAACGGTGTAGACGCAACACGGGCCAAAGGTTGTGAGGGAGAAGCCCGCTTCATCAGGGGCTATTCTTATTGGTATCTGGCTATGTTATGGCATGATGTGCCAATTATCGATGATCCAAGAAAATATGTACTGAATACGTTGCTGCCTCCTAATTCATTTGAAGATGTGCTGCAATATGCCATTAACGATCTGACGATTGCCGCTCAAACCCTGCCCGCTACAGATAGCAAAGGACGGGTAACCAAATACAGTGCAGAGGCTATGCTTGCCAGAGTACTGCTTACCGGTGCGGATTATGCTATGGGAAATCGGTTTTCAAGCGAATATTTAAAGCGAAATGGCGTAAGCAGCAATGCGGAAATGGCACAGAAATATTTTGATTTGGCGAAGCAGTCTTGTCTGGACGTAATTAATCTGTCATCTTATAAAATGCTTGATAATTATGAAGATATATGGAAAGTACAAACCAATAACAATGCAGAAGTGCTTTTTGGCTATCAATTTTTACCTGGCGCTGCAGATTACGGCTTGGGAAATGTATTAAATAATCTTTCTTTTAACGGTGATGTAACCGGTAACCTTACCGGCGGAAGCAATGTATTTATTTCTTATGACCTGCTCCGGTTGCTGGTTCAGGACGGCGCGCAGTCGCGATTGCGCGGTAACGTTTTTATACCAGGGCAAAACTATGCCTACCTGGGTACACAGCTGGCAGCAGGCAGTTTTACAGTGCCATCTAATTCCAAAACCAAATGTAACATCAAAAAATTTGTTGTAGGAAGCAACAAAGATACCGATGGTGCAGCAGTAGCAGGAAACAGCGGTTTGGTATCACCCGCTTTACGGATGTCGGAAGTTTACCTGATGTATGCGGAAGCCATTATGGGGACTGCAACACAAACATCAGATGCAACAGCGCTGGAAAATTTCAATAAGGTTAGAAAACGTGCTTTTTACCTCAATCCAACAGGCTATCAGCCTTATACGTTAGTTACACGAAATGATTTGTTATTAGAACGACGTAAAGAGTTGTTTTATGAAATGACCTACTGGCCTGATCTGGTGAGGCGCTCGTTTTACGATATGGACTGGACACTTAACTTTTTAAACAACAAATTGAAAAACAGTGACCCAACAACCAGTTTTACAAACTACGCTTCTTATTCGTACACCTATGACCCGCCAAAGTTTCCTAATACAGCAGGCTGGGATAACTCTCCACGGGTTCAGGCTGGTTATATTTCACAGCAGGTGGTGCATAACGTTCCTGCGGGCTCTTATGTACATGCTATTGGGTCCAAGTCGAACATCTGGGCCTTACCT
Proteins encoded in this region:
- a CDS encoding RagB/SusD family nutrient uptake outer membrane protein encodes the protein MKNKNILITLLCTLGLTFFSGCKKYLEVHSDTQKQVSNSFKTIEDLRATTAFLYATPWNKFNDYARTITEGRANNVYVDGVTGTISALALFAENSNFNELFQTWGSLYVAVTQADYIINDYVPLSITNGVDATRAKGCEGEARFIRGYSYWYLAMLWHDVPIIDDPRKYVLNTLLPPNSFEDVLQYAINDLTIAAQTLPATDSKGRVTKYSAEAMLARVLLTGADYAMGNRFSSEYLKRNGVSSNAEMAQKYFDLAKQSCLDVINLSSYKMLDNYEDIWKVQTNNNAEVLFGYQFLPGAADYGLGNVLNNLSFNGDVTGNLTGGSNVFISYDLLRLLVQDGAQSRLRGNVFIPGQNYAYLGTQLAAGSFTVPSNSKTKCNIKKFVVGSNKDTDGAAVAGNSGLVSPALRMSEVYLMYAEAIMGTATQTSDATALENFNKVRKRAFYLNPTGYQPYTLVTRNDLLLERRKELFYEMTYWPDLVRRSFYDMDWTLNFLNNKLKNSDPTTSFTNYASYSYTYDPPKFPNTAGWDNSPRVQAGYISQQVVHNVPAGSYVHAIGSKSNIWALPYPAAEINSDPNLNDAPVPYKF